DNA from Gadus chalcogrammus isolate NIFS_2021 chromosome 11, NIFS_Gcha_1.0, whole genome shotgun sequence:
gcttctctcatctacctagccacccATTTTTGGTAAATGATtggggaaagaacagctgatacagcggtaataagttgtacttttaaatcaatgcatctgcaaacaccgtacagcaaacacatattttcttgacacagacatcgtgtacatgcccataacttttaggattgatgagaatttgatcgtgagaaaacattgttttaccgcgagtgagtgttaaaaagaatgaatgaatgcggtcgcgcgtgtgtgcatgtgtaaaggaattaatgaatgcgggcgcgcgtgtgtgcgtccatctgtttgaacacacgcaaactaaacacgtaacgcatagtacagtccatggcaatgtatattaacggggagacacatgcatattaggaacacaagtcgataacgataatgcatacgatactgataagaaacgatgtttacaatgtattgcgtatatcattaaatagaaccacagttaccgcatatcatttgtgtgttaagttttctttgccaacatttatttgaggacttagtatttctgaagttgtggaagaaaacgttATTCGATGTGTGAATttggccatattatttggccataaactgagccatttgaagtttgaaattcatgtgcatctgtctcatcggagactgcagacacgctgtcaaaatatgaactcgtcagattcaaatgcgctcatggctcttaaaggggatgggagctggctctctcattggtttataataataataataacacattttatttataatgcactttatatcaattcaatgatctcaaagtgctacaaagtgttacaatgcacattaaaagaaaagagaaaaatgcaaaaaaaattaaataataataataataaataacagtttAGCCAAAGACTTTTCTAAAAAGATGGGTTTTTAGGCCTTTTTTAAAAGAATCCACAGTCTGTGGGGCCCTTAGATGGTCAGGGAGATATAGCACATTATAGCACGTTActcccaaaccacacctacggtaggctacttcagaccaaccctttttagatttgcgccgggcgcaggAGTCATTTTTGCTCcagtaaaatagcaacatcgccatagaaccgcccacaaagctacttgcccttggcgcttctcacttgcgtttcagaccgttaaaatagggcccatggAGTTGGAAAGTGCAATTGGAGCTACATCTGCAGGTGTAGAAAGGAGCTACTCCTGTTTAAAGCGGCTCAagtgaaacacacaaacacacacacgcactcacacaacatacacacaacgtacacaaacacacacacacacacacatatctgtaacgtacacacaaacacacacattatcaatgtacacacacacagtatcaatatacacccacgcacacacacacacacacacagtatcgaCATAcatacccacccacacatacacacacagaaaattgCTGCATGTAAAAGTGATAATGATGATAAGTAATAGATAGTACTCATGTATAACTATGTTTCTCCAGCGGTATTGACTTCGAGGGCGCCACAGTTGGCCTGGCCTACGTTGGCACCATGTGCTCTGGACACTCTGCTGGAGTAGTGCAGGTGAATcgctgtactgtctaacccctacctgctccttagtgacctgtctctgtactgtctaacccctacctgctccttaatgacctgtctctgtactgtctaacacctacctgctccttaatgacctgtctctgtactgtctaacccctacctgctccttaatgacctcgaTCTGTActatccaacccctacctgctgatAAACCAAAGTCAGAGTAAATAAGCTAAAGGTGGAGTATAAGCAGCATGGTTTGGTAGAATATGTATCAGTTTGTGTTCACCTCATCTTAAAGTAAGAGAAAGTTGCCTCACAATCCAACGCAGTCTCACTCCGAGTTTGTCATAAACCGACGCCTGTTCAAAACCCCCTGTTACACAGGGGGTTTTGAACTCCCTTTCAAATCCCTCCACGGCGATATCTGACGCCCAGGGAAAGTGCTcccgcaaatctttttttcataagatggtaggggcaaggaccgcctttttcgcctctgattggttagaagggCTCTCCTCCCATTGGTTATTTGATTTGGCACTGAAacggtttagggttagggtagtaatggttcgggttagggtagtagtggtaagggttagggttaggagttgaaaaccccctgcgtcgaatgAAGACGCACAAAGACAACCTTTGCTTCAGCAGTTAACGCCAAAACCCCCAAACAGGCGTTGATTTCTGACGaactcggagtgagactgtgttgcacAATCATCGATATTTCTCTGGTGCCTCCTCGTCATCTTCGCTGTCAGGATGAATATGAGGATGCAATACATTTAATGTCATAAAGTAGAGATTCGTGAAAATTGAGGAAGTTAAGTCCAGACTGAACCAATTGCTTCATAAAGTCAAAATAGGAAGTTGATTGATTCATAAAAAGAAACTTCAGCATTAAAAACAGAATAAGGAAGTTTTGAAACTGGCTAAGGAAATATAGGATTGGAGAAGTTTGCTATAAGGAATTAAAACGTGTGAAAAAAAGAAGTGTAGTCTTAGACTGTGGGAGGAAGTCACCAAATGCAGAACACTACTCAACCCAGGATCTAACTTGCTCCTCAGAGGTCATGTTGCATGTGGTGCCATGAAATATGTCGTAACGGTTAAGGTAGGGGCCCCTTTAAGTGGGTTAAAGTAGGGGGCCCTTTAAATGGTTTAAGGTAGGGGCCCctttaagggtgcactcacactaggccatctggccgtggccgttggccgttttcacacctaaccgtgctcaactggccccattgttctctggcctgcactcacactagaccaggggtgcccaaccagtcgatcgcggtctaccagtagatcgccgacagatcccaagtcgatcgcgaggggtgaaaaaaaaaaaaaaaaaaaagtttttttttttttttttttttttttaataaaattaaatttgcgcgggacatatacgtgcggtagcgcatgtgctgttaacagcagttgaaagccgtcaacagtagttacacactcctaaacgttggcatggctgaggggaaacaagctaagacctaccattttcaccctgagtgggaggaagattattgattatcgttgagaaggtgccgtgcgcagacggaatgaaacccccactgaagtccgtaggttcacgatacaaccccccccccccccccccgtcaacaattgcgctctacccccccccccccccccctcccccctgtcaacaattgctctctacccccccccccctcgcttgaaggtaggtttgctggtagatctcgggaggttggctacttgaaaagtagatcttgggtcaaaaaaggttgggcacccctgcactagaccatctggccgtggccgttggccgccGCAACTGTgacctggccacggtaggctcttgtacatacgtcatcacgtcgtaacacgtcatcaccaagcgtccgctgcatggaccataataaagtcacTGATTCGCAGATTCTCCCAAATACATCGGAATTCTTGTGGGCCTTCTACAAATGTGCCTGAATAGCATCGTCTGCCCAAATGGCTtacagacactcgacttctctatgggaccaacgtgaaccaacagttgaaccgcttgacgacatgtttaccgtttaatgggaaagaaggctcgtcgcctttattatgtccatggtcgtcgcatggactatacgtcatccagctcaggttgcgtagccgtgcgtttGCGCGTGtcagctcattagcatctgtaccgtagcggcctgtaccgtagcagcacacctctcccaagtggccaagttggcctggcctggccagactggccacacccacactggcagatttgagcacggttaggtgtgaaaacggccacggccacggccagatggcctagcgtgagtgcacccttaatgGGTTAAGTTAGGGGCCCCTTTAAGTGGGTTAAGGTAGGGGCCCCATTAAGTGGGTTAAGGTAGGGGCCCCTTTAAGTGGGTTAAGGTAGGGGCCCCTTTAAGTGGGTTAAGTTAGGGGCCCCTTTAAGTGGGTTAAGGTAGGGGCCCCTTTAAGTGGGTTAAGGTAGGGGGCCCTTTAAGTGGGTTAAGGTAGGGGCCCGTTTAAGTGGGTTAAGTTAGGGGCCCCTTTAAGTTGGGAAACGTACGGGAGTTAACGTTGGTGCCTCTGCTAGGACCACTCGGACCGGGCCATCGCCATCGGGGCCACGCTGGCCCACGAGATGGGCCACAACCTGGGCATGAACCACGACGACTCCAGCGCCTGCACCTGCTCCGGGGACAGCTGCATCATGGCCGGCTCCCTCAGGTAACCAGGGGTAACCAGGGGGTCTGTAACCGGGGGCCAGGCGGGTCTGTAACCAGGGGCCAGGGTGGCCTGTAGAATATAATTAGAACCATATAAAGAGCATCCCCATGGACTAGAATCTAACTGCTTGTCTGTGGCTCTCAGCTGGGACATCCCCAAGAccttcagcagctgcagcacctCCAGCTACGAGAAGTACCTGAACAAGCGCAGCCCGGCGTGTCTGCTGAACAAGCCTGGCTCCGGGGGCTTGGTGGCCCCGTCGGTGTGCGGGAACGGCTTCCTGGAGCGGGGGGAGGACTGCGACTGCGGCTCGCTGGAGGTAAGAACGCATCGGGAGCGAGAACCGCCGTTCAGCGACCTAGAGACGGGCCGTGAGAACGGAGATGTACGAATGCATTTACACTCACATTACATTTATGGCATTTATCAgacgattttatccaaagccacttacaataagtacaattgtcagaagaaggagaaacaacaatatatcgctgccggtacagtaaggatgttcatagaaccaagggccaagcactaacaaccgCTAAGTCAACCCATTCCCAGTATGCAACACAGATAGCGAAGGTAAGATAGTACACCAAGCGAAGCACGacttttaagtgcaaggacgaaTGTTTTGCGTTTCGTGTCAAACGGTTTTGTGTTTTCAAAAACGTGTCCTTCCGTGTGAAAGCGGCGTTAACTCGCTTCAGTTGATGGTGTCCACGGGCGACCGGTGTTTTGAAGTGTTTCCATTTAGGAGTGAAGTTGAAATGCTGTTGCTCTGGATATGAGGCCCAAACTGCGAAAGATGTTTTCACATTAGTGTGTGTATCACTAAAAAGGCTCAATAAGGTAAAGGAAGGGAACAGGAATTTTCACTTTGTAAAACGTATCTATTAGAGCGATGTTCTTACTGATGGGCTCAACACACATAATCCTGtgccttgtttgtttgttggacGACCCAAGTATGCGTACGTGACATTGAGATTCAGACACGTTGAGATGAATCACAGAGCCAATCAGACAACCTGTTTCGGCAGACCTCGTGTTGCAACTCAGCGACTCAGGGCAATATGCCTGGAGGGAAACGATTTTAAAGTCTACACCGATAATCATTGCATGTCTATTTACTAAAGCTCAAGGGCTCTGTTGCTCTCATGCTGACCCACACCGGCTCTGAGAAGATTGTAATTCACCCGAGTCAATATTCAATATCAAATGAAATATTCAGGAGAAGAAGGCGCTGAAAGAAGTCTGCACACAGTGTTTACCCTATGTTCACATTAAAAAGCAGAAGCTGTAGCCTGGAGATGAGAGCATTCCAGTGGTGATCTGCCCGGGCCTGTTCAGGTAGATAAGGGTTAGTCTCCTCTGGCGGCGGATTCTGCGGGGGCTGGCCTTGGTTGGTAgtaaacaacagcagcaggccctTTATTATGAGCTGGGTTAAGGGTATCATTTTTGGCTATGGCAATACAGACACAGCTCAATGGTATGCGGTGTATGCCTGTGGCTTGTGAAAGGTGTGATTCTactaattcatttatttattatggtgTTAGGAAGACCTTCAACATTTTTCCTAATCTTTGTGAATTTGACGAGACCCAATCAGACAAAAACAGGGAATATAATCCATGTGATATCAAATAGTTCTAATAAAGAAAATGCACTAGAAGCTAAATTGCAGTCTTTAACAAGAAAAACAATATGGCATAACCATATGTTTGGTGTGGACAGAAAGCGGATGGTTAAGTAGGACTACAAATTTGCCCTCAGGTGTTTGGACATCAGGGTTCGAACCTAATAACTTTTGAATGGGAGACAAACCACCAATCCACGCACAACCAACACCCACTCAAGTCGTACTGAAGGTCTCTGTGGCACAGCTTCACAATAACACTGTGGAGTCAAGTTAAAAGTAGTCATGGACTCTATTCATTCTTATCAGTCATGCCAAAGCAGCATGAAAGAGGAAATGAGTCTTCAGACAGGATGCAGGACATGAGCTGATTTGGCCTAAATCAGGACCTCCATTcaccttgtgttgtgtgttgactTAGTTCttttcgtgtgtatgtgtgtgttgacgtaGGAGTGCACCAACCGCTGCTGTAACGCCACCACGTGCACTCTCACCACCGGATCGGAGTGCGCGTTCGGAGAGTGCTGCGAGGACTGCAAGGTGAGTCCCTCTTGAACGGTAGCGCCCTCGGGTGGTCCAAGGTTGTACTGCAGCACGCCACATCAAGAAGTTTCGCCGAATTCAACGAAGGACGATCATGTGTTCAGACTTAAAAGGTGATATaacgccaccaggtgtgaggtgTAATTAgacattacaagccgtttgagaatctgccttttcctgttttTGAGGGACATCCCAAGtgacactcacacctgttggcTTGATATCACCACCATGAAAGAACTGAAACCCCCATTTGGCTAACCTTCCTGTGATTCCAACACAGagtttcattcatttatttacagctatttatttattgttgtgaTACTTAAGAACTGTGATTGGATTCTCTACAATTGACTGCATGCGTATGAAACGTGTCCGGAGGAGCGAACACCAGACCTGACCGTGGGTTCCTCCCCTTTTGTTCCTCGGTTCCTCTCAGATCCTGCCGCGGTCCAGGGAGTGCCGTCGGCAGCAGGACGAGTGCGACCTGCCCGAGTTCTGCGACGGAACCCGCAGCGTGTGCCCGGAGAACGTGTTCTCCATGAACGGCCTGCCCTGCGACGCGGGCAACGGCTACTGCTACAACGGCCAGTGTCCCCAGAAAGAGGACCAGTGTGTGAAGATGTACGGCCCAGGTAGGTGTCCCCAGAAAGACAACCAGAGTGTGTTAAAGATGTACGGCCCAGGTAGGAGTCCCCAGAAAGAGGCCCAGAGTGTGTTAAAGATGTACGGCCCAGGTAGGAGTCCCCAGAAAGAGGCCCAGAGTGTGTTAAAGATGTACCGCCCAGGTAGGAGTCCCCAGAAAGAGGCCCAGAGTATGTTAAAGATGTACGGCCCAGGTAGGTGTCCCCAGAAAGACGACCAGAGTGTGTTAAAGATGTACTGCCCAGGTAGGAGTCCCCAAAAAGAGGCCCAGAGTGTGTTAAAGATGTACCGCCCAGGTAGGAGTCCCCAGAAAGAGGCCCAGAGTGTGTTAAAGATGTACGGCCCAGGTAGGTGTCCCCAGAAAGAGGCCCAGAGTGTGTTAAAGCTGTACGGCCCAGGTAGGAGTCCCCAGAAAGAGGCCCAGAGTGTGTTAAAGATGTACGGCCCAGGTAGGAGTCCCCAGAAAGAGGCCCAGAGTGTGTTAAAGATGTACGGCCCAGGTAGGAGTCCCCAGAAAGACGACCAGAGTGTGTTAAAGATGTACGGCCCAGGTAGGAGTCCCCAGAAAGAGGACCAGTGTGTGCAGATGTACggcccacacattcacacactgacggcagtGTTAACGCGTTAATCACGCGTTAACGCAATCCTATTTTAACCCGATTAATATAAATTAACGCACGTTCGtttttcttttgctttgaaatcatttttgttttgagttccacttactttacattAAATTAAACTTGCAGTAAGTGTGactgcctgtttacaattcccaaatctgtggtgttccgtAAGTTTCATAATTAACccacactgagtgagtcaataaaactTAAAAACCTCAAGATCCCTTGGTCtttttgcttattaagtacatttggtatgataatgatgatgtgtcattccatttgataatctcatttaacttcaattggagtggatttaaaatatcattttaaaagtgtgattaatcgcgagttaactacaACTTTTAATCTTCGCCAAGTCCTAGTTTTTAATCTTCAGCTGTACAGTTATAGTTTGTCCTAGGCTGGATCTCCTCCCTTGGAATCAAAAAACACATTCCCATGAATACTTGTTCTTGAAAGTCTTTCTTTGGAAGCAGAGTTCTTTGTTTTCAGAGGTGGAGATTCGAGGCCCTTGTTTTTGAGCGATCTCAGCAAAACATCTGGAGCTGCTGAGGTTCACAACCCAGAGACCGCAGAGAGTAACAGGAGTCGGCTGAACAACAGAGGGTCTTGTTCTGTCTCAACCTCACACCTCGGAGGCTCTGGGTTCAGCGAGGGGACCGGGCCGAGAGGCAGCAGGGCTCAGGGTTTAACATgtctcctctttccctctcagcGGCGCGGGTGGCTCGGCAGTACTGCTACGACGCGAACAAGCGTGGGACGTACTACGCCTTCTGCAAGAGGACCAGCAATAAGCACATCCCCTGCCAGTCCCAGTGAGTAGAAacacagcaccccctgctgccCATCTGCGTTTTTTCTAAAGATTACATTTTTTCTTAAACCTGCATAAAAAACGAAATAATTATAACGCATACCTTGATTGATCAGCGACAATGAACGTAAGAGCAGAAATGGGTGAAGGCCTTAGCTTTTTCATTGTAAATACAGGGAAGCCAACtacaatattaataatgatgcCAAATGAAAAGGTATGATGGTGATTTAAGCCTCACTTATCATAACAGAGTACAGtattcacccctctctccctctctctctctcagagatgTGAATTGCGGTAAGCTCTTCTGCAGTGGTGGCCAGTCGGACCCCAACTACGGCCGCATGGTGGCGTTCTCTGACTGCAAGGCTGCGTTCTTCGGGGATGCAAACGCTGACTACGGTCAGGTGGACACGGGCACCAGGTGTGCCGAGGGAAAGGTACGCCTTCCACACCTTCGGCGGACACTGGCTCCTGATCGGTCCATCCTGTTCCAGCGGTGTGCGTTCTCAATAGCAGGACACTCCTAACGGGATGGTCGCCCCCTGTGGGAAGGGTCCTGTTATTGAGAATGGTGgcagtgtccacctagatgtataatGGATGGATCAGCCACATTGGTCCACTGGGTCGGCTGATAGACTGATCTacccagcatacatctaggtggattTCCTCATACTCTCTTCCCGTCATGTGATAATCGATTGTGAATATTGTCTTCACCCACTCCAGTCCATTCAGCACCTCGTGTTGGACGTTTTGCATTCTTCATTTGTACTTTTTGTTCGTTTAAAATCACAGCTGTGTGCGTGCGGTTCGCCATGGCGACGTAgttgccatgacaacaacaatcagtaaaaaaaaaggcaggagGCAAACGTCCAAAGCGCCGTCCAGACCCCCTAAAGGCCCCCTATAGATCACCTAATGACCCCCCTAAAGTGAGACCAGCTCAAAGGACTCCTTCTGTTCCTCTTCTGCAGGTGTGCAGCATGAACGAGTGTGTGGACCTGCAGGCGGCCTACAGAAACACCAACTGCTCCGCCAAATGTCCCGGCCACGGGGTAACGCACGCGCGGACACGCACGCGcgggcgcacgcacgcacgcacgcacgcacgcacgcacgcacaaccacaaacagacacatacgtatacacatatacacacacccactcacacttTAAACACCTGTCCCCAGGTGTGTAACCACCGGTCGGAGTGCCAGTGTGAGCCGGGCTGGGTGCCCCCCGACTGCAGCGCCGTGGACCAGAGCGTCGACGGTCTGTCCAATGGTAAGACCCGGAAGGACTTTGAGTAGAGGGGGGCTCACTTAAGTGTGCATTTATTAGATTAATTTCAATAAATTTTATaatttttctatatatatatatatatatatattttattttttatttttatttttttccttttatttgtttttattagataTTATATCTTTTTGAAATCATTAGATAttaaatatttttgtatttgttatatattatttaagatatttttatttattatatattatatatatattttttttttacatatatttgatttattatatgtattttttatttttattattattttcttgtttTGATGTCCTGGGCGGTGCGTTTGTGACGGCCATAATGTCCCCCGATGTTTATAACCGGGTCGTTCTGTGCtcaccccgtctctctctgcagaGGGCGTCATCGCCATCGTGGtggtcctgctgctgctggtgctgggagCCGTTGCCGTGGTGATAGGGGTCCTCTACAAGCGCAGGAGGATAACCAGGCTGCCCACGTGAGTTATGGCCCGCGTGGTACAGCTTCACTCGCtcaaaacaaaagcaagcacttaatgtacgcacttattgtatgtcgtacgtcctggtatttaatgtacacacttattgcatgtcgtacgtcctggtatttaatgtacacacttattgtatgttgtacttcctggcacttaatgtacacttattgtatgttgtacttcctggcacttaatgtacacacttattgcatgtcgtacgtcctggcacttagcGTTGTGTAACATCTTATGCTAGCTATCTTAGATGCATACGGGAATGGGTTatcctagtgattgttagtgcttggcccctatgttctatgaacatcctccttactgtaccgacagcagtatattgtcgtttctctttcttttgataaatgtacttactgtaagtccctttggataaaagtgtctgctaaatgtcctaaATGCAAAAAGCAAGCGAAGTAAAACCTTGTAATGTCGAGCCGCCCGACTAAGCGAACCTCTCCCATCATGCAACAGGGTGAACCCCCAGAAGAAGACCATTGCCATGGACAACCCCGGTTACCGCAGCAACACCGGCGCTCCGAGTCAGAGCAGCACTCCGCCGGTAGGGTGACGTTACAGTAGAATCGATGCTGAACGGGAAAGAAAACCCTAACGTAAACCCCCTTAAACACTTTACGCTTTACTTAAGATGCAGGTACACCGGCCCAAggcagccccccctcctccacctcccgctGGGAACAGACCCAAGCCCCCTCCCGCTGGGAACAAACTCAAGCCCCCTCCCGCTGGGAACAAACCCAAGCCCCATCCCGCTGGGAACCCACCCAAGCCCCCGGCCCCGAGCTACGCAGCCGCACGCCAGGTAACTCACATCAAGCACGATCACCTGCAACAAACTTTTAGCGCTAACCTTCAGCGACTGGTTTAGTGCACCTCAACACTGAACAGGCTAAGCTAACAGTGCTAACAGCTAACAGTGCTTGAACTAGAACACATACCATGAGTTTTGCTAACTATTAGCCGGTTCTGTTGTGGTTCTCCCCTCTGTTCCTGTAGGCTCTGAGGCCGGTCCCGCCACCAAAACCCTGACGGCGCTAGATAGCACGATGCTACCTCACAGCGGTACGAAAACCATTGCTCTCCACATGGACCTACTTGCAGGCCCGCGCGTCTCCCAGGTGGTCAGGGACCCCCCTTTTACCACCTGCTGTGTTACTCATttgccattacaagccatttcaaaaccttccctctagtgacatcactaATGGCAGTGTCCACCCAAAAGCATGATGGGCATGACAAGGTGCTAATTCTACTACACATTCAGGGGATCTCTGAATTATTTTAACCCTTCCCTTAAATATGACGGGTAGGGAACATTCTCAGACAACAGACCACAGAGAACTACAACTCGAGGTCTGAAAAGAAATCACAATGCAAAATCCTTGTCTACTCCTTCAGGTTATCTTCTTTATCTTATCTTCAGCAGGCCATGTCAAGACCGACAAGTCAAATGTACAATCTTCACAATTGCAATTATAATGCTTATAATGCATTCATTCCAGAGTCCATTGAGAAACAATTTCAAAGATCGAGAGAAATGTGTTCAAATGAGTGAAGCAAAACTCATAAAAAGGTCCCTTTTTACTACATTTTTGGTAGTATCATTTTAAACCAATGAATTATATGATTTTCTTAATGACTTATAGTAGCACGCTATTGTTTATTGTAATTTAAAATGTTCTTGCTATGTTGGCCGAGGACCAATCACTTTAATGGAGAAGAAAATATCTAAGGATCTGCAATCAAACTGCTTGTTGGCGCCTCCTAGGGGCGAAGGGACAAATGACAACTACAGATGTGACGGATGGCTACATTTGTATAACACCTGTTATAAACAATATTCTGAAGCGGAACAAGCATATATAAAAAGTATTGAATATGTTTAAATATTCGAATGGGCTTTTCACATTAATATC
Protein-coding regions in this window:
- the adam28 gene encoding disintegrin and metalloproteinase domain-containing protein 28, with the protein product MAPTPPLLLLLLWALRVSALLSIAACVCAEPDRTEEYEVVRPIRLHSLHKRHAEYSRPDSLKYAMTVRGRDIEMHLERNRELITDDYSETYYRDDGSPVTTRPTNIDHCYYQGRILNDSQSTASISTCDGLRGYFQTAAQRYAIEPLAGGDEGDHAVTALGDRPTPTQPGPAPSVCGVTNTTWEDGGAEFEPPTGRSRSRAAGPTLFQRQKYLELFLVADNREYLKMKKNKVALRTKLFEVVNFVNMVYKPMNTFVALVGLEVWSTKDLISVTPPAGATLDAFNNWRNKELMKIKKNDNAQLISGIDFEGATVGLAYVGTMCSGHSAGVVQDHSDRAIAIGATLAHEMGHNLGMNHDDSSACTCSGDSCIMAGSLSWDIPKTFSSCSTSSYEKYLNKRSPACLLNKPGSGGLVAPSVCGNGFLERGEDCDCGSLEECTNRCCNATTCTLTTGSECAFGECCEDCKILPRSRECRRQQDECDLPEFCDGTRSVCPENVFSMNGLPCDAGNGYCYNGQCPQKEDQCVKMYGPAARVARQYCYDANKRGTYYAFCKRTSNKHIPCQSQDVNCGKLFCSGGQSDPNYGRMVAFSDCKAAFFGDANADYGQVDTGTRCAEGKVCSMNECVDLQAAYRNTNCSAKCPGHGVCNHRSECQCEPGWVPPDCSAVDQSVDGLSNEGVIAIVVVLLLLVLGAVAVVIGVLYKRRRITRLPTVNPQKKTIAMDNPGYRSNTGAPSQSSTPPMQVHRPKAAPPPPPPAGNRPKPPPAGNKLKPPPAGNKPKPHPAGNPPKPPAPSYAAARQALRPVPPPKP